One part of the Dermacentor andersoni chromosome 2, qqDerAnde1_hic_scaffold, whole genome shotgun sequence genome encodes these proteins:
- the LOC126540147 gene encoding uncharacterized protein, with the protein MDTTTEEPPASHEFNAAKVSCNGAEKTNTTNHGASVTCGQDAVNSRGTSLSDDVLQAEAAERMQNGSNENVSDAVLTVAVRGVSLPSACEKDILASKDATSRNSAYRSSRALPASDDIVDTVNGTQADLARVDVQPFIDGTGTKNNMECFSHQLTSLQLNESAGDDASADRDDVDRAIVNLVWDLLGRVDNSNTYDAAVVCSSTDTDSIRRELVGVEERTAVFLANSSPAKAQPLSKAPLAPYRNNEEDMSADSSSSSSSSSDSDDDVVVTQVQRRPPKRGEPDDCSDGGEVDGQGSTTKHCGGRGGGRPRYRGVKTPGELDIEDLPPIEDLHITLPRTELRQAGRVKHAVDQLLVVESERGQPVLDLDSVLFRADGTALGRVFDVLGPVAAPYYTVRFNSAQELTERALEPGEPVLYAPLHADVTQYVLESEVRKQRGSDASWENNNEPPPEHLDFSDDEQEREVRKQLRASRAAACAPSCADGTGDRPGGDQRPRGAPRGRGRGRGRGAPRGGHNREQQPRHQPPEAASCGVRPHTDGPPMPVHFQESHSRPQWPPSLGPQQRWPGGSEPARFQPNMPPPTTSPSQLPWPASPQCNNSGPNIWNTPPPSLSRPPPLPWQQSRPWLNQPPAFPNLRTPPPNFGCAVPSPCPPRATFASPHSLHTNTAMGSSGYRQASAVSLPDPSALPSPVYNSAGHRVPLYDPVPDLQRILATPPPPPPPPLKG; encoded by the coding sequence ATGGATACAACGACTGAGGAGCCTCCGGCCTCCCACGAGTTCAACGCTGCCAAAGTGTCGTGCAATGGTGCCGAGAAAACTAATACGACAAACCATGGAGCCAGCGTGACCTGTGGCCAAGACGCTGTGAACAGTCGCGGAACTTCGTTGAGCGACGATGTGTTGCAGGCAGAGGCCGCTGAAAGAATGCAGAACGGATCTAACGAAAACGTGTCGGACGCCGTTCTGACAGTAGCGGTGCGTGGAGTGTCGCTTCCTTCGGCTTGTGAAAAAGACATACTGGCATCAAAGGACGCGACAAGTAGAAACTCTGCGTACAGAAGTTCACGTGCACTTCCTGCATCCGACGACATTGTGGATACTGTGAACGGTACGCAAGCTGACCTTGCGCGTGTTGATGTTCAGCCGTTTATTGACGGGACCGGTACCAAAAACAACATGGAGTGCTTTTCGCACCAGTTAACTTCGTTGCAGTTGAACGAAAGTGCTGGGGACGACGCTTCGGCTGACAGAGATGATGTTGATCGAGCCATTGTAAATTTGGTGTGGGACCTTTTAGGTCGTGTCGATAACAGCAACACGTATGATGCTGCGGTGGTGTGTTCATCTACGGATACTGACAGTATCCGTCGAGAGCTTGTCGGTGTGGAGGAAAGGACCGCAGTCTTTCTTGCCAACAGCTCTCCGGCGAAGGCGCAGCCGCTCTCCAAAGCTCCCCTGGCACCCTACCGAAACAACGAAGAGGATATGTCGGctgacagctcgtcatcctcctcTTCATCTTCAGACAGCGACGACGATGTCGTCGTGACGCAAGTCCAGCGTCGCCCCCCCAAAAGAGGCGAGCCCGACGATTGCTCGGACGGCGGCGAAGTCGACGGTCAGGGGTCGACGACCAAGCACTGTGGGGGCCGCGGCGGCGGAAGGCCCCGCTACCGTGGTGTGAAGACTCCGGGCGAGCTGGACATCGAGGACCTGCCCCCCATCGAGGACTTGCACATCACGCTGCCGCGCACTGAGCTCCGGCAGGCGGGCCGCGTCAAGCATGCCGTTGACCAGTTGCTCGTGGTGGAGAGCGAACGAGGTCAGCCCGTGCTCGACCTGGACTCGGTGCTGTTCCGCGCCGACGGCACGGCCTTAGGACGCGTCTTCGACGTGCTAGGCCCCGTGGCAGCGCCCTACTACACGGTGCGTTTCAACTCGGCTCAGGAGCTGACCGAACGCGCCCTGGAGCCGGGTGAGCCGGTGCTCTACGCCCCGCTGCATGCGGACGTGACGCAGTATGTGCTCGAGTCGGAGGTCCGCAAGCAGCGCGGCTCGGACGCCTCGTGGGAGAACAACAACGAGCCACCGCCCGAGCACCTGGACTTCTCTGACGACGAGCAGGAACGCGAGGTTCGCAAGCAGCTTCGCGCATCCCGGGCCGCAGCGTGCGCGCCGTCCTGTGCTGACGGTACGGGGGATCGTCCTGGCGGTGACCAAAGGCCTCGTGGTGCTCCGAGGGGCCGGGGAAGGGGCAGAGGCAGAGGTGCGCCTAGGGGCGGTCATAACAGAGAGCAACAACCGAGGCATCAGCCACCAGAGGCGGCCAGTTGTGGTGTGCGCCCGCATACCGATGGACCTCCAATGCCTGTTCATTTCCAAGAGAGTCACAGTAGGCCTCAGTGGCCACCATCGTTGGGCCCGCAGCAGCGCTGGCCTGGTGGCAGCGAACCGGCGAGATTTCAGCCAAACATGCCACCACCAACTACAAGTCCTTCGCAGTTACCATGGCCTGCAAGTCCACAGTGTAACAACAGTGGGCCAAACATTTGGAACACCCCGCCGCCTTCTTTGTCCAGACCACCGCCACTACCCTGGCAGCAGAGCAGGCCATGGCTTAACCAGCCTCCTGCATTTCCGAACTTGAGGACACCGCCTCCTAATTTCGGCTGTGCCGTGCCATCACCTTGCCCTCCTCGAGCAACTTTCGCAAGCCCCCACAGTCTGCACACCAACACTGCCATGGGTAGTTCAGGCTATCGGCAGGCTAGTGCAGTGAGTCTTCCCGATCCAAGTGCTCTACCGTCACCTGTTTACAACAGTGCAGGGCATAGGGTCCCCTTGTATGACCCTGTTCCAGACCTTCAGCGCATTCTtgccacaccaccaccaccaccaccaccaccattgaAAGGCTAA